In Salvelinus fontinalis isolate EN_2023a chromosome 25, ASM2944872v1, whole genome shotgun sequence, one genomic interval encodes:
- the LOC129823104 gene encoding nebulette-like gives MCLDGVSISLNFMQKKYKDEKPKGSYGFDTPEIERVKNNQRNISSVKYRDWVGRGTVVMETVDMEMVRRNQENISLVKHKKQLQATSVGVTPESVRTRRTSAQQVT, from the exons ATGTGCTTGGATGGTGTGTCAATCTCCCTCAACTTTATGCAGAAGAAGTACAAGGATGAGAAGCCGAAGGGTTCATATGGGTTCGACACCCCTGAGATTGAGAGAGTGAAGAACAACCAGAGAAACATCAGCTCA GTGAAATACAGAGACTGGGTCGGGAGGGGGACAGTAGTCATGGAAACTGTTGACATGGAGATGGTCCGCAGAAACCAGGAGAACATCAGCTTG GTAAAGCATAAAAAGCAGCTGCAGGCCACCAGTGTGGGAGTCACCCCAGAGTCCGTCAGAACCAGGAGAACATCAGCTCAGCAAGTCACATag